One stretch of Salmo trutta chromosome 7, fSalTru1.1, whole genome shotgun sequence DNA includes these proteins:
- the LOC115197300 gene encoding ras association domain-containing protein 7, which yields MELKVWVDGVVRVVCGLSEETSCQDVVIALAQAIGQTGRYVLIQRLRDSERQLLANERPLESLAKLGQHGNDVQFFLRRTGPSSSDGPGSGSGSTQDRVTPLSLPKHPEPEPLKRTQPKKSLTFNLGPSTSPKTKQLIRKSPCDSPKERSSPSPIPPHHAPSPSPHSHSPSPSPHSPSPLVGPSKEEVFQQILQQQERLRAFEAQLEAMERDSRSRNRASPASSSSPVPEARLQEEMEALEQAARRNQAELAHETFWEEELQAEVERERGMRRRLGELNAKMDDCGRRLHDFSSRSAQLEQAIKRANLGVGAHAGKANQAGGEESLGVMRAELQSQGRHSEELEGELSETDRALGKAESLLQEKQEELEELNKELRQCNLQQFIQQAGVLPTHTHSRTDLSDQLDQLELAHLLQERYRNGGLGLLPSESPPRPTAKQFLGHPRNLQNPLVSSLNPEAVTSRESSWR from the exons ATGGAACTGAAGGTGTGGGTGGACGGAGTGGTGCGCGTGGTCTGTGGCCTATCAGAGGAGACTTCCTGCCAGGATGTGGTCATCGCATTGGCTCAGGCCATTG GTCAGACGGGTCGCTACGTGCTGATCCAGAGACTGAGAGATTCAGAGAGGCAGCTGTTAGCCAACGAAAGGCCCCTGGAGTCCCTGGCCAAGTTGGGCCAGCACGGCAACGACGTCCAGTTCTTCCTGCGCCGCACCGGCCCCAGCAGCAGCGATGGACCAGGGTCTGGCTCTGGCTCCACCCAGGACCGGGTCACCCCTCTTTCCCTGCCCAAACACCCTGAACCAGAGCCCCTCAAACGCACCCAGCCCAAGAAGTCCCTCACCTTTAACCTGGGGCCCTCCACCTCCCCCAAAACCAAGCAGCTCATTAGGAAGTCTCCCTGCGACTCCCCCAAAGAGAGGTCCTCACCCAGCCCCATTCCTCCCCACCatgctccctccccctccccacactcccactccccctctccctccccccactctccctcccctctcgtgGGCCCGTCCAAAGAGGAGGTCTTCCAGCAGATTCTTCAGCAGCAGGAGAGGCTGAGGGCCTTTGAGGCCCAGCTGGAGGCCATGGAGAGAGACTCTCGGTCCAGGAACAGGGCCTCCCCggcctcctcttcttcccctgTCCCAGAGGCTCGCCTCCAGGAGGAGATGGAGGCTCTGGAGCAGGCAGCCAGGAGGAACCAGGCCGAGCTGGCCCACGAGACATTCTGGGAGGAAGAGCTGCAGgcggaggtggagagggagagggggatgaggaggaggctgGGGGAGCTCAATGCCAAGATGGACGACTGCGGCCGGCGACTCCACGACTTCTCGTCTCGCTCTGCCCAGCTGGAGCAGGCGATCAAACGGGCGAACCTTGGGGTTGGTGCCCATGCTGGGAAGGCCAATCAGGCGGGGGGTGAGGAGTCGCTAGGGGTGATGAGGGCGGAGCTACAGAGCCAGGGGAGGCACAGCGAGGAGCTGGAGGGCGAGTTATCGGAGACGGACAGGGCTCTGGGGAAGGCTGAGTCATTGCTGCAG GAGAAGCAGGAGGAGTTGGAGGAGCTGAACAAGGAGTTGAGGCAGTGTAACCTGCAGCAGTTCATCCAGCAGGCGGGAGTCCtgccgacacacacacattcacgcacAGACCTCAGTGACCAGCTGGACCAGCTAGAACTGGCTCATCTGCTACAGGAAAGATACAGGAACGGAG GCCTGGGCCTGCTCCCCTCAGAGTCGCCACCCCGGCCCACAGCCAAGCAGTTCCTGGGACACCCCCGCAACCTGCAGAACCCGCTGGTGTCCAGCCTCAACCcagagg CCGTGACATCCAGAGAGTCGTCATGGAGATAA